A genomic stretch from Falco cherrug isolate bFalChe1 chromosome 1, bFalChe1.pri, whole genome shotgun sequence includes:
- the C1H17orf75 gene encoding protein Njmu-R1 isoform X1 encodes MLPALPDGDERELESSEEGGGAGEERRPERHGSTYHSLYSYRSCRCWQQAGGSAGGSADGSPGSAGAQTPSGEDFSLSLLDTNLPSEAETELRSFIAKRLTKGALFEGMGNVVSVGLSIPEYKVGCYYCRFQQENLEMATLESDINAPEYVVCFLGGSEKGLELFRLELDKYIRSLKINLDLEQNPWETYVNPYLRSWFENAICPIQRVVQLFQEKLAFLLHAALSYTPVEVKNADERTEKDISRFLAAASLQGLVQEGTMTSLCIAMTEEQHKSMIIDCSGPQPQLHNAASNRFCEDWMQAFVNGAEGGNPFLFRQILENFKLKAIQDINNLKRYIRQAEMNHYALFKCYMFLKNCGSGDILLKIVKVEHAEMPEARNVVTVLEEFMRETSVA; translated from the exons ATGCTGCCGGCGCTGCCGGACGGCGACGAGCGGGAGCTGGAGAGCAGTGAggagggcggcggcgcgggcgaggagcggcggcCGGAGCGGCACGGCAGCACCTACCACAGCCTGTACAGCTACCGGAGCTGCAG gtgctggcagcaggcggggggcagcgcgggTGGCAGCGCCGATGGCAGCCCCGGCAGCGCGGGGGCACAGACACCCTCCGGCGAAGACTTCAG CCTCTCCTTGCTGGACACTAACTTGCCATCTGAAGCAGAGACTGAGTTGCGCAGTTTTATCGCTAAGCGTCTTACTAAAGGAGCCCTGTTCGAAGGAATGGGGAATGTAGTGTCAGTGGGACTGag cATACCAGAATATAAAGTTGGTTGTTATTACTGTCGTTTCCAACAAGAAAATCTAGAAATGGCAACACTGGAATCAGACATCAATGCTCCAGAATACGTGGTTTGTTTCTTAGGTGGCTCAGAGAAAGGTCTGGAACT TTTCAGACTTGAGCTGGACAAATACATTCGAAGTCTGAAGATAAACCTTGATTTGGAG CAAAACCCCTGGGAGACCTACGTTAACCCCTACTTGCGAAGCTGGTTTGAGAATGCTATATGCCCTATTCAGAGAGTGGTACAGCTCTTCCAGGAGAAACTTGCCTTCTTGTTACATGCT gctttgaGTTATACTCCTGTAGAAGTTAAAAACGCagatgaaagaacagaaaaagacatCAGCAG GtttctggcagctgccagcctcCAAGGACTTGTTCAGGAAGGCACAATGACCTCCTTGTGTATTGCCATGACTGAAGAACAGCACAAGTCAATGATTATAGACTGTAGTGGACCTCAGCCTCAGTTGCATAATGCAG CAAGCAACAGATTCTGTGAGGACTGGATGCAAGCTTTTGTGAATGGTGCTGAAGGTGGAAATCCATTTCTCTTCCGGCAGATTTTGGAAAACTTTAAATTGAAG GCTATACAAGACATTAACAACCTGAAGAGGTATATCCGCCAGGCTGAAATGAACCACTATGCCTTGTTCAAGtgttacatgtttttaaagaactgtgGCAGTGGAGACATCCTTTTGAAGATTGTTAAAGTAGAACATGCAGAAATGCCAGAAGCCAGAAACGTAGTGACCGTCCTTGAGGAATTCATGAGAGAAACATCAGTGGCttaa
- the C1H17orf75 gene encoding protein Njmu-R1 isoform X2, which translates to MLPALPDGDERELESSEEGGGAGEERRPERHGSTYHSLYSYRSCSLSLLDTNLPSEAETELRSFIAKRLTKGALFEGMGNVVSVGLSIPEYKVGCYYCRFQQENLEMATLESDINAPEYVVCFLGGSEKGLELFRLELDKYIRSLKINLDLEQNPWETYVNPYLRSWFENAICPIQRVVQLFQEKLAFLLHAALSYTPVEVKNADERTEKDISRFLAAASLQGLVQEGTMTSLCIAMTEEQHKSMIIDCSGPQPQLHNAASNRFCEDWMQAFVNGAEGGNPFLFRQILENFKLKAIQDINNLKRYIRQAEMNHYALFKCYMFLKNCGSGDILLKIVKVEHAEMPEARNVVTVLEEFMRETSVA; encoded by the exons ATGCTGCCGGCGCTGCCGGACGGCGACGAGCGGGAGCTGGAGAGCAGTGAggagggcggcggcgcgggcgaggagcggcggcCGGAGCGGCACGGCAGCACCTACCACAGCCTGTACAGCTACCGGAGCTGCAG CCTCTCCTTGCTGGACACTAACTTGCCATCTGAAGCAGAGACTGAGTTGCGCAGTTTTATCGCTAAGCGTCTTACTAAAGGAGCCCTGTTCGAAGGAATGGGGAATGTAGTGTCAGTGGGACTGag cATACCAGAATATAAAGTTGGTTGTTATTACTGTCGTTTCCAACAAGAAAATCTAGAAATGGCAACACTGGAATCAGACATCAATGCTCCAGAATACGTGGTTTGTTTCTTAGGTGGCTCAGAGAAAGGTCTGGAACT TTTCAGACTTGAGCTGGACAAATACATTCGAAGTCTGAAGATAAACCTTGATTTGGAG CAAAACCCCTGGGAGACCTACGTTAACCCCTACTTGCGAAGCTGGTTTGAGAATGCTATATGCCCTATTCAGAGAGTGGTACAGCTCTTCCAGGAGAAACTTGCCTTCTTGTTACATGCT gctttgaGTTATACTCCTGTAGAAGTTAAAAACGCagatgaaagaacagaaaaagacatCAGCAG GtttctggcagctgccagcctcCAAGGACTTGTTCAGGAAGGCACAATGACCTCCTTGTGTATTGCCATGACTGAAGAACAGCACAAGTCAATGATTATAGACTGTAGTGGACCTCAGCCTCAGTTGCATAATGCAG CAAGCAACAGATTCTGTGAGGACTGGATGCAAGCTTTTGTGAATGGTGCTGAAGGTGGAAATCCATTTCTCTTCCGGCAGATTTTGGAAAACTTTAAATTGAAG GCTATACAAGACATTAACAACCTGAAGAGGTATATCCGCCAGGCTGAAATGAACCACTATGCCTTGTTCAAGtgttacatgtttttaaagaactgtgGCAGTGGAGACATCCTTTTGAAGATTGTTAAAGTAGAACATGCAGAAATGCCAGAAGCCAGAAACGTAGTGACCGTCCTTGAGGAATTCATGAGAGAAACATCAGTGGCttaa